In Denticeps clupeoides chromosome 1, fDenClu1.1, whole genome shotgun sequence, a single window of DNA contains:
- the LOC114793938 gene encoding low affinity immunoglobulin gamma Fc region receptor II-like yields MELNILHLLLLLTSVVHSALSQGEIKTVLRLEPSRTQIFPGDSVTLICDTEPKSEPTGRYKFYMKPEHQDHEQHLTFWIKENNYNITSVKKKSDSGSYWCERYGIDTEGDRLHVIVSELPEPTVTLMSPQRPFYSGDTVTLRCDITPKYTDWEQYFWYRDRTLITSKTSRTINISLPDEAGQYGCSGRRAGRPKMSSTSSSFTVSSQVTINSWSWRLRLASSLAVVSVYLLLTVVLIVKVRGTICACESDKASGQSIEDYEAQADVTDRRYLNVAV; encoded by the exons ATGGAGCTCAATATACTACACCTGCTGCTGT TGCTGACTTCAGTCGTCCACTCTGCACTTTCTCAAG GGGAGATCAAGACGGTTCTCAGACTAGAACCCAGCAGAACACAGATCTTCCCTGGAGATTCTGTCACTTTAATATGTGACACAGAACCAAAGAGTGAACCTACAGGGAGGTACAAGTTTTATATGAAGCCGGAACATCAGGATCATGAACAGCACCTTACATTTTGGATTAAGGAGAATAATTATAACATcacttctgtaaaaaaaaaatcagacagtGGATCCTACTGGTGTGAGAGATATGGTATTGATACTGAAGGTGATCGACTTCATGTGATTGTGTCAG AACTTCCTGAACCCACAGTGACTCTAATGTCTCCACAGAGACCTTTCTACTCTGGAGATACGGTCACGCTGAGGTGTGATATAACACCTAAGTACACAGACTGGGAACAGTACTTCTGGTACAGAGACAGGACTTTAATTACCAGTAAGACCAGTAGGACCATCAACATCTCTCTCCCTGATGAGGCTGGTCAGTACGGTTGTAGTGGAAGAAGAGCAGGTCGTCCCAAGATGAGCTCCACCAGCTCCAGTTTCACAGTTTCTTCCCAGG TAACTATAAACTCCTGGTCTTGGAGACTCAGACTGGCTAGTTCTCTAGCTGTTGTTTCTGTGTACCTGCTGCTCACCGTGGTCCTCATTGTCAAGGTTCGAG GAACAATCTGTGCATGTGAATCCGACAAAGCATCGGGCCAAAGCATAGAAG ATTATGAAGCCCAAGCTGACGTGACCGACCGTCGATATTTAAATGTGGCTGTTTAA